In Siniperca chuatsi isolate FFG_IHB_CAS linkage group LG24, ASM2008510v1, whole genome shotgun sequence, the DNA window CATTTGGTCCTACCTAAAAGCTTAATCactttttaacaattttaagGAAAGTATTATCAGCGCCATTATTTGGGACAActttattgctgtttttaccttttttaaaaggtggcaaaaacaaacatttgagtAGGTGTAGAGATAGAGAATGTAAGCCTcttgtttaaaataataaataacttctTTAATGAAATCTATTGAAATAAAACTTCTTCTGACTGATTTTTGTATAGACTAATGACAGCACAGCGGGTTTAGGTGTGTCAGATGCTGACAAGATTGATGTTGATGTCTTAGTCAATCCTTTGTTGTACACTGAACTATTGATCTGATTTTAAGAAGtctcttattttctcttgcAGTTCCTGGTATATTTCATTTACTTCATCATTCTTACTGTCGTCTACTTCATCTGTGCTGCTGTCGTCATCACCCGTCACTATAGAAACCAGCCCAGGGGAGGAGGTGGGACCGATGAACAGGCACCACCCACAGAGCTCAGTCCTGTGGCTGCAAATTCAGAGGCAGAACCTTTGTCTAATGACAAAAGTGCCAAAGCGTAATGCCTTAAACAGTTTTCCGGCAACCTCTAATCTACAGTAGATCCCAGTTTTAATATAAGCTCTTCAGACCCTCTGATGTTGATGGAGGGGTTTGTTCAGTGTTAGCTGCTGAGCCTTAATCATAGAAGTGCCTCAACTGCTACCTGAAGTTCCTGCATTACACCAgtcagacaggctgcagacgTCTTGTGTATGACGTCTCGGGAgagttttgtatttgtttgttgatgATCAGATGTGATTTGCTGTAAAGTAAAttctactttttttaaattcatacaAAGCACTAAGTGGTACTATGCTTTCATATTGTGGCAAGTCATCTTCATCTTCAGAGAGGGACCGTTAATGTAATGGCCACAATTGAACTTTTGTATACAggaaacaaagaaggaaaaTTTGTAGTTGTAACTTGCTGGACTGTCCTGTTTCAGTGACAGTGATTTGCCAGGCAAACAAAGGCTCATGATTATTGTGTGATCACGAAATtacaaaaattactttaaagtaGTCtgcaatttcacttttttttttttttttttttcattgacacTCCTATTGTACCTAATGTTACAGTTCCATGATATCTTAATTGGCCATATCAGGATAATTGCTTTTTAggtatagtttttttttctgtgttaataATCGCATCACATTTATTGTTGCTGTAATGCTGTTAAAGCTGCTCTGTGTAATGTAGAAGCATCAGCATCAGAATATAAGTCATCCTTATTTGATACATTGAAACAGGTTATTGTGTTGCTTGGGAGAAATCATGTGAAAGTAATGTTTAtagacatttttacacagatATACGCTTATTTGACAATTAGTCTAAATACACATAACTGAATTTGATTATTAAATATGTGATATTTCTTTTTAGTGTTAATTTTCAGTAGTATGTTGGGTGACAATGCCATCAGGATGGAAAACAAAGCACCAGTCAATAGTCTTGCTGCTAATTTGCTGCCATTTTGGCAAACCACCAACTACCAAGAAGGGCTCCAACTCCTAAAACCTGgttgtctttatttttggtcCAAGTACGgctgtttttacattcatcAAAAACTGCAGGAATTTCTAACTTTTCTTGGTCCTGTAGAGAACATAGGAATGCAGTGTTACTTGATGCAACAGGAACTACAGTGCAGACATttaggtttttaaaatgtccatttgTTTACACTTAAAAAACATGTGACCCCTTCCTTACAATAGACATGACAGTAGTAACTGAGTTTTAAGTTGGTTTGTACATTCAGAATGtatagatatattttttattttgactaaAATAATTGCTGAGAAATAACGTAACTGTGAACCTGTCTGAATGCTGTAAAAAGGAATACGCTGTCTTTAATCAgatgtttattttctattcacAAATAAATTACGTTTGGTGGATAAAAAGCTCTGTGATCATTTTTTGGAGTCAGTACTAAACCACACTTTTTGAACCTGttgttcaaaatgtattatttactaAAATACTTTAATTGCCTTGCTCAATGACAGTCCTTAATGGTGGAGAACAGGTTTGGCTTAAGATAGGAACTTCCATGTGGTTCCCACCATGTTTGacttgtgaccctttaaagcCAAACGATGTCTTGTGAGatctattatatattttttacaaaatgttgtgatGTTCCCATCTGAGGTTGTTTGATTAGAAACATTTAAAGCCCTGAATAGGAAaaactatacagtattttacaataaaaaagggTGCATTTCTCAAAGAGCATCCCTTCAACAACATGAAACCATCCACTTGTGCACGACTGCAACAATGTGAAGAGGTCCTTATAAAGAGGATACTACTAACATTGTAAAAAAAGAACCATACATTTCATATACAATaggttaatattaatatttcccTGACTCTGAATTGTGTGGATAAATtgattttaagaatttttacaGCTGAAATCCTGAAAGATTTCAATTTtatgactactactactgttcAGTATTCAATTTCACAGTTCTCTCTAACACAATTATACAACTAAATATAGTATTTTACATGTAGTAATACTGTGTTAAAGGCACAAGACTTATGGACATGGGTTTGTACATGTTtgctcagctgctgttgctgctcacAGCATGAACACGTAGAGCCCTTTGAttctcctttgtttttctgcatttcttaGTAGGAAGcccattttttttatctggacTGTTTCTACAGCTGAACACAGTGATGTAATAAACCCCCTCTGAGATCGATCTAGTTGTTCTAGCTTGACAAGAAGTACAAGACCTGGGCCCTGTTCTTCATACAAGTTATCCAGATCTGGCTTTTCTGGTTCTTCGAAGCTGGTTTAAAATGAATCTGGAGCTGTTGTCAGAGTAACAAGTCCTTAAGTCTAAACGTGCAAAGGTGCAGGCTTATCAACAGTTAGCGGGATAATGACCAAGACCTTTCAGGGTGAACCCCATACATTAACTCATTTCAAATACATATTGCACGCTTTCTTAGACGTATAATGAAAGAGTGTTGATGATGtgataatgtttttaaaagattacATGAAGGTTACTGAGAAATCATTATAATCTGTTGATGTAATTATCAGTTTAATTTTCACAGTGAAGAGTCACCTACATTTATACATGATCAAATATaccacaaaataaaagtttgtacATTAAAAAAGAACCAATCCAAATGTAGTTGATACTATAAGCACAAAGACAAACTCAACTAAAATATTCTAGACTATTAAAAGACTAACTGCAGAACTCAATTTGCTTAGAATTGTTCATGCAATTAAAGCTGATTTTCAAAGAGATTTTAGTAGCTTCATTTTCATAGCAGGCTTATGATTATCACTTAAAAGTTTCTGCACGTCCATTGGGGACAACCTCATCAATCAAGCACCAACATCGCTTGTTGTCTGACCACATTCACTGGTAATATCTAATGTTTAACAGTGATCAAAGTGTGGAAACACTGtagcaaaatgtaaaacaaaatgaaggaaCCAACCACCAATCAACCAATCATATGAATGCTGATCATGGTTTAAACTCTCtactcattttgcctttatttcaaaataagtgcACACTGTTGCTCAAGATAACTTCATCCAGAATTAACAAATCAATCCCCAAACTGCTTTGGTCAAGAACCAAATTAGCTGGATGAGAATAAACAGGATTATTTTTGCCTGataacagcatgttagcctgaATTAGTTAAGCCACATTTGAAGAACAGGGCCCAGTTTTTTCCTTGTTCTGGAAAATGCTCTGTGTTTAACTGTGTGTCTACAGACCTACTATCCAAGGAAGGAAACATGGGAGATTCTGTCAGGCAGAGTAATCTAAGTGAGAGTTGTAtttagttgtttgctgctgtaaAGTCTGCAGTCTTGCCCTTTAGCCTTAAGTCCTTTGAGTAAGCAATGACTCAGCAGTTCACCCAGATGGTCAGTCATTCAGTGTTGCATTTGTACCAGATTCAGCCTTCCTTTTGCTGAGGTTTATTTCATTTAGTGTGAAATTGACATTGTTTAAATGTGGACCTTTGTTTGGTTTGTCAAATGCAACACTGGCTgcctttactttttttaaatattgaaatttgaatACTTTCACTGAGAGGATGGGCCTGTAGAAACATTGTAAAATCACTTGGGAACAAAACTTCTTTTTATTATACCTTAAAACCCATTTAAACTTAACTTTAGGGAGTAAAACAACTGAATTTGATTTGTATGAGATCAAAGTCGAGCCCTAAATGTTGCTTATGTTCCTCCCCACCACTTattttaaagtatatttaaGGAGCCTTAAATCTAagcttgctttttttttttggtctaaaTCTAAGGGATACTGAGCTATAAACTGAAGTGATTAAGGGGACATAAGTAAATGTAAAGCTATGTGTGCACAGACTGCCCTCAAGTGGTTCAACTTTGGACTACAGACAGAAATCTAATTAATTAAGATTTaatttattcctttattttactgttggaaAGACATgtaactatcagtagaaagaaaaaagttcctatatgaaactgctcataacaaatctgtggattatcttaagtaaccgggtcatgatttctggaaagagacactaCTGTtgagattaaaatgtgtttttttgtcactttgagcaccgcaagccgagtgccatctagttctgttatattataaaatgcagacatctctacggccgatttCTCCAAAACTTTgcaactcgcaccaaaacaatctagatggataaataacactacaggtatgaggaaaaatatggagttttgattttggggtgaactgtccctttaaaaggGGCAGTCTTGTAACCAAAAGCCTAACATTTTCAgctgtattgtattttaaactacgacaaaaaaagaatatgaaaaaaatattaagggCAAAACAAACCGGTCATCCACATCTATTGCACACACAGTGTGTCGGAAAGtcaaaaaaccaaacatttcaACTCTGTCCTTCAGAATTGAAAGCTAAATGCAGAATACACATACATTGTAAGGGAAGTGATAATAAACAttcaatgacaaaaaaacaaacaaaaaacaacaaaaaagtaaaaaataatgattgTTCGAGCTTGAAATCTCACTAATATTTTGCTCATATACttgccataaacacacacacatagtagcTGTTGCTGAGGAGTCAGCGGTAAAGTACTGTACAAAGCCTTGCTTGTTGGTTGAGCTGACGGCCCAAACCAGACAATGACGTCCCTTTTTCCCCTCTGCTATCAGTCCACTTCCTCCCCACACAGTCCAAGCTCTTCTCTAACACTGTGAGGCTGCATGAATCCACACCAGACCTGCCTCAAATCACAAATCATCCTCAGGCAGGGGGGGTTTAATGAGCTCCAGGTACCAGTTGGTGTCAGGTATGTCAGTCACAGGAAAGGGCACTTTGCAGGGTTTCCTCCTATTGTCTAGAAACCGACCTCAGGAAGATAAGAGCTCTGCTTCACATATAAAAGCTTTTCTCTTTGTCAGTGCTTTTATTACATTATgggctatttatttattttatgtcattCTAAATAACTTCAATATTTCTTAGtgtcttttaaatgttaaaagtttAATACATGTGACTTAGTAGGTCCCAGCAGGTAATAGCTGCTGTATAAACCAATGTATTCTGTTTAAAATGAGTAGCAGCAGATTTAATATATTTACTGCAACATGTAGAGTAAAAGAGGAGCAAGGCTGAGTCTTGAATATGCCTTGATACCCACTTTTGCTCAGTTTTGTGGCTTCAAACGGCATAAACAATATCAAAAACCTATTTTTTGAAAGTAGCTTTAGGATAATTCCCCTCTCactttttgctttattattaattttcgATTTGAAGCATTGGAGCTGACACTGCTATTAAGGGATTTTCAATAATTTGTGCACTGTAAACACAGGACAGACCAATCCAGAAGTACATGTACACTTCTGGATTTCCTGAAACATTTCAGCTTCACTCTGGATCTTCTTGAATCGTCTTGTTTTACACCTGACGGGTCCATTACTTGGCGTTGTTTGGCCGCCTACGTCATCGGTGTTTCTTCTGCCAAAtgacaaaaggaaagaagaagagtcACATGCTGCTAAAATGGTTACACTCCTGAATGGAAAGCCACGAATGTAATTAAATACTGTACAGGTTAAAGGTTTAACATCACTTAAAAACCTCACAGTGATATATTGCTGTAAATGAATAGAAAGTAAAGTAAATGAGTAAATTATTATACTGGGTGATTTATCTCAGTAGTATCTTACCGTCTGTTTGTCCCTTCTCCCAATGAGCAGTGGTGCCATTAGATTCAGCAACATCTCTTCCTGTATTAATGATATAGACATAAGGATATCAGCTTTTTCATCCTAATAAAAAGTtagaataaaatacagaaaacagacTGTGGCTGAAACTTACGTGGCCTCTCATTCTTCCTCCAGAAGTCTGTAGTGGTGGACAAAAGGACAGTAACATTACCAGAAAATACAGCACAGAAGAAGTATGTTTATATCTGTAAAGGTCTGGGCTGTTTGATTTTTAAGGCATAAGTAGGAAGAACGATTTAAGTAATTTTAGTTACTGACCTGCTTCCCATGGCATGGATGCTGCAGGGAGAGAATAACAGCAGAGAATATGTTAAGAAAGTCAGTATTTATCACTgcttaataaaaacaagaaagaactTCATCAAAGCCCAGTAATCTCCTCAGAAagtgtttcttctgttttttctttcacaataaGCATTTTGCTGACTAGAAGGCAGAATAATTATGTAAAATCAGGCAAacttttgttgatgtttttgtcattaatgTGGTATATTTTTAGACTAATGAGTCAGGGAATATGCTCATCAAACACATTATGGTTTGGCCTAATGGTTGTGCTACAGGAAAGGTTACAGACATTGACAGGGCTCTTCCTCTTGAGTGCATGAATGTGCAcaacacatttaatttacaacaattttGCTTGTAGCCAACAAAAACACTACAACAAGAAAACGTTGTATGTGTAAAGTTGACCAATGGCAATGGTTTAAGATTGTTCAGAGCATTTATTCAATGTAAAATTTGACTTAACTGTTTAAATATGGAATAAGTGGAAAAGAGATGTCTGAGTAACCCATGACAACTGTTCAATGTTCAATATTTGTGCTCATGTTCTTGTTTCCAGATTTGAAAACCcaataaaaatcacattatcTCCTTCACAGGGGTGATTACCCTAAATAAAATGATGTCTGCTGAATTAATccaagtacatttttgaggtgAATTAGAAGTTATTTCAGTTCTACCTTAAAATgcttttacactgtaaaatattaTCAATCTCTGATCGCCAGAACTTACGATGAAATGTTGTAATTCACATTTTTGATCCACACAACTGCCATGTCAAATTCTACTGTACAAAATGATGTAatatcctacatttcccagaatgcataTCAAACAACCCCTAGAGAATGGGCATAAACTTGTAGAATTTCATCAAAACACTAAGTAGACTGAATCATCTCTTTTTAAGTGCCTCAGTCTGCCACCAGCACCTATGATGTATTTTTGGATGTGGAGCTCTTTGGCACTTTTAAGCTCTAGAGGGAAACCTTTACTGGTTGAGTCagaaaaccaaacaattaaaCACTAAACAACAACTagacattattttaaaagtattttgttttagacatttctttaaaatactTCTTACCTTTTTGGAAGAACCACATTCCTGGAGGAAATCAACAGAATTATTAAAATTTCATACTACACTCCATATGAATTATATGAAACATCTGCATGATTATTCATTGcaaattttgttaaaataaaataaagtcatgATTTCTCACCTGCTTTACATCTGTGAATGAAAACCAGCACCAGTAGAGCTGCCAGCAGAGAGATGAAGACTGTGACTCCTGTGGAAATTTTCCGATTGCCTACTCGTGCTGGAATTTCAGGTACTGTAAGATGACAACAGCAGCAAGTGTATTACACATCAGAGGATATTCTATAGGACAGTTCCACTTGTGTTCACTTCTTTCAAGAATTTAACAGAAAGGTTTCTTTGTAATAACTCACTTGTGGTGAAAGGGTTGGGGAGGGGTTGGCTGCTCTCCTGACTGACTGGATTCTCCAGCTCACAGCTGAACTCATTTATATTCGAACTGTTCTCCTAGGAGCAGAGTTTTACcaaacatttatacacatttattttttaaactgcttaCTTGGTGCATTTGAAATCAGCATGTTCAGATTTCCCAACAACCAACTCAGGAAAATGGGCCTTAACAACATTGTTCTGGTTTCCTACTGATGTTAAATTAACTAATTTTTCTTGTTTATTGTAAACCTTCCCAAGTTTCTTAGTGTTTCTCAATTGCTTAAGCCGGGCCTCACGCAAGTACATTTTTGGATTCTTATGTTAAAACTCGTATGAATGTTTCAAGTTGGATTCATAAATTTAGCAGAGTCAGTAGTGGAGTTAGAGAACCCAAAgtaataaaaagtaataaatattaatagtaCTTTAGGTGTCATCAGAGCAGCGCTGAACTGTGACAGAAGCAGGAATGGTTTTATATAAAATTAGAAGCTAAATAACACCTTTATATAGCAAAGGTGTGATATTAGATGGGATGATATTAGagtcaaatatttcacattgtCTGTGTGCGCATTGTACCTCCAATCACATACAGCACCAGAGagtaaaaattgtttaaaatgcacaaaaaaaagcaGTCATAAATTATACACTAAGTACAAATGTCCCCATGCTAATTAGGGACTATTGTAGAAACATTGCTACCTCACTTTCTGATATTTTCTCTTGCAATACACAAAACTAACCAACACATATGGTTTACTTTCACATCTTCCCTTCTGTATGTGCAGCCCGGTGTCCCTCTCTGATGTCTGTCTGCTCCATATTTACAACCTGGTGTACCTGTGTAACACTCATTTTCACCCtgtctgtaaatgtgtttgagaAATGATAGTGCATAAGTTGCACCTGTAAACATGTGAttatttgcacaaaaatgtgcaaataatagAATTTTACGTAACCTTCATCTATTATAAATTCTTTCTATGACAATACCAGGTTACTGAAACTCAAGAAACATATATGGTTGAAGGTTATGACAGTCAGCTGCAATATTTTGCATGTAAGTGAATTGCAAGTGTTGCaagtaaatattttactgtattgcACATTACAGTTGcattacagtatacagtacctTTGTAATGTGTTGCTCCTTTGATGAATTTGTCAACACTTTGTCACCTAACTTCCACCTGTAGGTGACAGtgcctgtgttttctgtggTTTCTCCATAACAGGTCAAAGTACAGCTGGTCTTCTCATCATCACAGGATTTAATAACAGTGGGTACAGGGACGGGAACTGTTGTTATTGGAGAAAAATTAGAAATAGGCCATTCCAGTCATGATAACCCTgtggcattttcattttcttagtATGATTACCTTGATGTTTCTCTATCACAAAGTAACAaccaaagaaacacacaaccacCACACTACCGACTTGATAAACCTTACTACACTATGTCATTTATCCACTTACAGATGACGATGAGATGAGTTGGACTGGCTTTCTTGTTGTTGATTTCTGGTGTGTACACTCCACTGTCATCTTGAGTCAGTCCTGTGATTGTCATCTCTCCACTTGAAGTGTTCAGGCTACCACGTTCTTCAAACAAACACCAAGATGGATAACGTTAGCTTCTCAACACTAGCCTTGACctcacaaataattaaaaatgtcaccACTGTACCATTTAGCATTAATCTATCAAAAAAAGCCTTTGAATGGAGCTCATATTTGATTCCATAGACACCAAAGAACTGAGCTAAACTTGGCTCAATATACCATTGAACTGACGATAAAGATAAATATCTGTTCCATCCCACTGGATGGCGATGTTAGGACCATCTTTCCACATGATGTTGGTGATGATGCCAGGCACAGAGGCAGTACCTGGTTTGAGGACAACTTCATCGCCCACCCTCTTGTAGAGTATAATCTCTGAAAGAACAAATAGAAGCTCAGTGTgccttttttcttgtctttaaaTTGGCTTTTTATTCACTGGACTCTGGTTAAATCATAGGTAATGAAGATTAAgctggaggatgtagtttgtagtGCTGGTAAAATGTATTGCATTacacagagaggtgtttctgttttttagcctaccctcattgatataaatggggtgggcaaaataataaaaacacctgtcagtaaCGCAATCAAACAGTGCCTCAAGCTGCAGCCTCCAAAAAGGCCATACAAGTGTTGAATGAACAcatctctaaaacagtttcaacagaaactgaacattataaccttcatgaagggaggatttgtTGCAGGAGaattgttgtattagactgcattagtttttgattaaaaaaaataaaaatacacttaagATGGAGGTAAATCTTCAAGCAGGTTGGAACTTTGCTCACACTAAACTAATTCATATGTTCATATTAATGACAATATTATGCATGctaatttatttgtttcattcttACTCCTCTCTtgtacttttctttttattctattcAATTAGTCTCTATTCCATTCTTGTACTCTCCTCTTCtatggtttattttgtttggttaAAGCTATTCTTACTTTTCTGTTCTGGTTTCTATTCTCTTATAATACTACATGCATGCTTAACTATTCTATTCTACTCTATTCCTAACTGTTTAATGGTGTACAAATATTTTTCCATTCTACACATTTTAATTCTGTTCCATCCTGCTTTATTATACTCTCTTATGTGCTAGCCTAATTTATTCTACTCTATTACTAACTATTCTATGTACAACTATTTTTTCTATTCTACACATTTCAATTGTGTTCCACCGTGCTATATTATACTCCTTTGTCTTATATTCTATTCTACAGGGTTCTACTATATTATTAACTGTTctatcttgtttttctgttctacATATTTAAACTGTGTTCCACTCAGCTATATTATCTTCTATTCTGctctattctgttctattccTAACTGTTTTATGGTACTTTACTATTGgaactttctcttttttactcATTTAAAGTCGGTTCCACACTGCTATATTATACTCTATTATGTTCTATTCTATTGTACagtattctattttattctacaCATCTCAATTGTGTTCCATGGCTACAtactctattctattctattgcTCACTGTTCTATGTATACATCTATTTCTAATTCTGTTCCATCCTGCTACATCATACTCTATTCCATTCCATTATATTATTCTACTCAACCCCTATTATGTTCTAATGTATTCTATTgcattctattctattttaaatttcagaTGGCAGTCCTCATGCACTCTGTAATGTTGACGTTTgacattagctaacgttacagcagTACTGAAACCTACTGTAGTTATATCCACATGCTGGTTTACACTGGGTGGGGCCATGGATATGGAAAATCACAATACTGCGACACAAACTGCACATGTACACCCATTTCACCCACAGATACTTTTCAACGTATAAAAACAAGTCAGCTAAAAGTAAGCTAGGAGGAACGAATTTACCGGAGTCTGCGGACACAGCAGCCAGTAAACAACAGACCAACATCATGGATGTCACAGGCGGCGACATCTTATTGTTCGTCCGTTAAACTGTCAAAAATGAGGGGAAATCCAAGCTGCTTCTGTTCTGAACCGAGAGAAACATGTCAAGTAACCTTATTtataaactaaaaaaacattatagGGTAAGTATGCTATGGTTAAGTGGTGAGAAGCGGAGCCGATAGTTGGAGGAAGCTGAAAGTGAAAGTTTAAGTGTAATGACGTCGACAGGCTCACAATGTCTCCGCCTCCCCCGGGACATCATCATGTATTATTGTAGATTAAATGATTGTATGATTATATATTTACTTCAAATTGTTCGATACTCACCATAGATATGACACTAACTAACCCAATCACTGATGTACTTCTGGAAAAGtgggtaaaacaaaacaaacccccAAAACAGCACTTTCtctaataaaattttaaaaatcatagGCTTCAATCATCTGTAATTACCGTACAGCACTTTAGAAATGACAAACAACCCATCAAGCCATTATAAGCTGAAATATGATTGTGTGGACATCCCAATGTAATCTGATGAACAAGCCTGCAATAAATGCATCATATGTAACCCACAGGAATTTGCTTAATCAAATCACATGCAGTAATTTGTCACCACAGACTGTCTCAGACCCCTAGCTAATGTGTTTcattccttttatttattttacatacaagaGTAATGCACTGGCCCTAGCTTGACCTGGTCTTATTAATTCAGGCCCTAAACTAGCCCAGGTGCTATAGATAATAAGATTTCTTTCGTCCTAAACCTGTGTTATAACTTCGAAAGTCTTTTTGTCTCCCTACAGAGAGTTTAAGGATGaggatacattttttaaaactcaggATTTATTTAAACCAAATTTAATACAGTAAAAAATTGTCAATGATTTGCTGAGTCATgacattaaaacaataataaatattgcaACAGTAAATTGGATATCAAATTATGcaatattacagtaaattatattacattcatttttaagtGATAGTAAAAGAATTATGTAGCCTAACAGATTGCTTTGTAGAAAACAAAGGTCACAAATGCTTTTAGAAACAATAATACAGTAAACATAAATCCATTGATAAGAACAGAACTAAACTCTGTGTTATAAAACAAGTGTCATCTTGCTGGATCATTGATCCTGCAACTCCTCAGAGTTGTGCGGGGTCAGAGACTCCAGCTGCAGCCACAAACCTCCCTCCGCACGCAGGACGAGTTGGGGGAGCCGGCGAATTCCCCCAGAGCTGGTCCCGAGTTCAGGGTTCACCCCCGGGGTCAGACGAAACCTGAGCAGGGTCAACGCCACGACGACTCGAAGCTCTGCCAGGGCGAATTTCTGACCAATACAGTTCCTGTGAACACAAACAGGTTCTTATCTTTACCAGCGCATTCCTAATTGTGTCAGATCTTATTAACCTTAAATGTGAAGCTATAGCAATGAGGACGCAGTACCTGGGGCCTGAGGAAAAGGGGATGAAGGCATGAGAAGCCCGCCCTTCTGTGTTTGTACGGTCAAAACGCAGAGGATTAAACTCCTAAAAGAGAACAAATCACACAGGTCAAACATGACAAAGTTGTGCCaaagtgaaaggaaaaaaaaaaatctttttacttTCTTACGTGTGGGTCTGTCCAAACAGCAGGGTGGTGGTGTGTTCCATAAATACTGACCAAACAGATGGCACCTTGGGAAGAATAACAGAAAGAAACCTTCACTGCTTCACTCTCTAAATGTTGTCATAACCCCCAATGTTTCACTTCCTTGCTGACGCTAGTAAATGGGAATCCCTGAAAAGATTCTTTCACAAATGAAGTACTGTATGTGGTCTAATGTGGGTTGctatggtaaaaaaaacaaaacaaaaaaaaaaaaacaagacaagataCAGCTTTTTAAACCTCCTAATTTCTGAAATTTCAAAAAAAGTGTCTATCCCTCTCACCCTGTGGTACTGTGCAATCCCCTGGCAGTGCCATGTCCTGGGTGTACTTCCTTGTTACAGCCTGCACAGGAGAGTGGAGTCTGAGAGACTCT includes these proteins:
- the LOC122872403 gene encoding uncharacterized protein LOC122872403 isoform X2, with product MSPPVTSMMLVCCLLAAVSADSEIILYKRVGDEVVLKPERGSLNTSSGEMTITGLTQDDSGVYTPEINNKKASPTHLIVIFPVPVPTVIKSCDDEKTSCTLTCYGETTENTGTVTYRWKLGDKVLTNSSKEQHITKENSSNINEFSCELENPVSQESSQPLPNPFTTIPEIPARVGNRKISTGVTVFISLLAALLVLVFIHRCKAGMWFFQKASMPWEADFWRKNERPRRDVAESNGTTAHWEKGQTDEETPMT
- the LOC122872403 gene encoding uncharacterized protein LOC122872403 isoform X1; its protein translation is MSPPVTSMMLVCCLLAAVSADSEIILYKRVGDEVVLKPGTASVPGIITNIMWKDGPNIAIQWDGTDIYLYRQFNERGSLNTSSGEMTITGLTQDDSGVYTPEINNKKASPTHLIVIFPVPVPTVIKSCDDEKTSCTLTCYGETTENTGTVTYRWKLGDKVLTNSSKEQHITKENSSNINEFSCELENPVSQESSQPLPNPFTTIPEIPARVGNRKISTGVTVFISLLAALLVLVFIHRCKAGMWFFQKASMPWEADFWRKNERPRRDVAESNGTTAHWEKGQTDEETPMT